The proteins below are encoded in one region of Chroogloeocystis siderophila 5.2 s.c.1:
- a CDS encoding endo-1,4-beta-xylanase — translation MHKQLLLKRRHFLMGLGALTGMGVFTTASQLRHLNLLNPDISADPSVALAAEAIALRASARTKGLLFGAAVNYNNLSSDQAYANLVAQQCGILVPANELKWQALRPSPTQFNFTRADWMAQFARRNGMLFRGHTLVWHNGLPNWFAKTVNKQNAEKFLREHISRVAGHYAGQMHSWDVVNEAIEPRVQRADKLRNTPWLRFLGPDYIDLAFRMAAEADPRAILMYNDFGVEHDTPQAETKRNAILRLLERLKSRGTPIQALGVQGHLFGHPNGVKFTQIGRFLRNIADMGLEIMITELDVNDQQLPRDPAIRDRAVAKIYADFLEVVLDQPAVTAVITWGISDRYTWLASTKPRKDGAGLRPLPFDAQLKPKPAWQSLTSAIAQAPTRPSQPGLPTPTTFADIQGHWAQRYIQALADKNIISGFPDGTFKPNAPVTRAEFAAIVTKAFPQASQNNASIEFVDVPRSFWGYSAIQTAVRRGFLVGYPGRIFQPSQQIPRVQVIVALASGLNLSSDNTSVLSYYQDAAQIPSYAMNKVAAATQRQMVINYPTVRQLNPNRNATRAEVAAFVYQALVDADQAQAISSPYLVQV, via the coding sequence ATGCATAAACAACTGCTACTAAAAAGACGTCATTTTTTAATGGGTTTAGGTGCGTTGACTGGCATGGGCGTCTTTACCACAGCATCGCAACTTAGACACTTAAATCTGCTTAATCCAGATATTTCGGCAGATCCCAGTGTTGCTTTAGCAGCAGAAGCGATCGCATTACGCGCCTCAGCTAGAACAAAAGGATTACTTTTTGGTGCAGCAGTCAATTATAATAATCTTTCCTCGGATCAAGCCTACGCTAATCTTGTTGCTCAACAGTGTGGGATTCTAGTACCTGCAAACGAACTAAAGTGGCAAGCGCTTCGCCCTAGTCCCACTCAATTTAACTTTACGCGTGCAGACTGGATGGCGCAATTTGCGCGACGTAATGGGATGTTATTTCGCGGACATACGTTGGTATGGCATAACGGTTTACCCAATTGGTTTGCTAAAACTGTCAACAAACAAAACGCTGAAAAATTTTTGCGCGAACACATTTCTCGCGTTGCTGGACATTACGCCGGACAAATGCACTCTTGGGATGTAGTAAATGAAGCCATTGAACCACGCGTGCAACGTGCTGATAAGTTACGGAATACACCTTGGTTGCGATTTCTAGGACCTGATTACATCGATCTCGCTTTTCGGATGGCAGCCGAAGCAGACCCGCGGGCGATATTAATGTACAACGATTTTGGTGTTGAGCACGACACTCCGCAAGCCGAAACAAAGCGCAATGCAATATTGAGGTTATTAGAACGCTTAAAGTCTAGGGGTACTCCAATCCAAGCTTTGGGAGTTCAAGGACATTTATTCGGTCATCCTAATGGTGTGAAATTTACACAAATTGGTAGGTTTTTACGTAATATTGCTGACATGGGTTTAGAAATTATGATCACAGAACTCGATGTCAACGATCAGCAACTCCCTAGAGACCCTGCTATTCGCGATCGCGCCGTTGCTAAAATCTATGCAGACTTTCTTGAGGTAGTTCTAGACCAACCCGCAGTCACCGCTGTCATTACTTGGGGAATTAGCGATCGCTATACGTGGCTAGCAAGTACAAAACCTCGCAAAGATGGGGCGGGATTGCGTCCTTTACCTTTTGACGCGCAACTGAAACCGAAACCCGCATGGCAATCGCTAACAAGTGCGATCGCCCAAGCGCCGACGCGTCCATCACAACCAGGATTACCCACTCCGACAACGTTTGCTGATATTCAAGGTCATTGGGCGCAGCGCTATATTCAAGCCTTGGCTGACAAAAACATCATTAGCGGATTTCCAGATGGTACTTTTAAACCCAACGCACCTGTCACTCGTGCTGAGTTTGCAGCAATCGTTACCAAAGCTTTCCCGCAAGCATCGCAAAATAACGCTAGTATCGAATTTGTTGATGTTCCTCGTAGTTTCTGGGGATATAGTGCGATTCAAACGGCGGTGCGAAGAGGTTTTCTTGTCGGTTATCCAGGAAGAATTTTCCAACCTAGCCAGCAAATTCCCAGAGTTCAAGTCATTGTAGCGCTAGCAAGTGGTTTAAATCTTAGCAGTGACAATACTAGCGTGCTTTCTTATTACCAAGATGCCGCGCAAATTCCTAGCTACGCAATGAATAAAGTCGCAGCCGCAACGCAACGGCAGATGGTTATCAACTACCCTACCGTACGCCAACTCAATCCTAACCGCAATGCAACTCGTGCTGAAGTTGCAGCTTTTGTCTATCAAGCTTTGGTCGATGCAGATCAAGCTCAAGCTATTAGTTCTCCTTACTTAGTACAAGTGTAA
- a CDS encoding WGxxGxxG family protein, producing the protein MKPSFSKTVGASIIALSVAVAPLSLPANAQTTTNPNTTTTTTVQETRDDNNSWGWLGLLGLIGLAGLFRQPKRTVAYRDPAETGTTTTRY; encoded by the coding sequence ATGAAACCTTCTTTTTCTAAAACGGTTGGGGCAAGTATTATCGCCCTGAGTGTAGCCGTTGCGCCATTATCGCTTCCTGCTAACGCCCAAACAACAACTAACCCAAATACAACAACGACAACAACTGTTCAAGAAACAAGAGACGATAACAATAGCTGGGGTTGGTTAGGACTCCTTGGTTTGATTGGTCTAGCTGGTCTATTTCGTCAACCGAAACGTACTGTTGCCTACAGAGATCCCGCTGAAACAGGAACTACTACAACTCGATATTAA
- a CDS encoding LysR family transcriptional regulator — protein MKANYQNQMKLSQLRILVAVAECENFSEAALQLEMSQSAVSHAIATLEDHLGVVLVSRGRHGARLTAVGKRIVEHARVIVNRTEEIIKEAELAKGLKADQVRIASFRSVATHILPRAIAEFHRRFPSIAVHLIEHDNCGDVEHTLREGRADIGFILLPGGESLKTWELLRDEYLALFPPNVKVFSLKLTWEDLVNYPLIMHPPEDTMMQPVYAHVQACGYKLRAAYEVETDAAIVSLVAQGLGATILPRLAAQPIPANVQIFSLPVPLERIIGVAILAEALQTPAVYAFLDTIKHQLLLENL, from the coding sequence ATGAAAGCAAATTATCAAAACCAAATGAAGTTGTCACAGTTACGGATTTTGGTTGCTGTTGCAGAGTGCGAAAATTTTAGTGAGGCTGCTTTGCAACTTGAAATGTCACAATCAGCAGTTAGTCATGCGATCGCAACTTTGGAAGATCATTTAGGTGTCGTATTAGTTTCGCGAGGGCGTCACGGTGCGCGGCTGACTGCTGTAGGTAAAAGAATTGTCGAACACGCCCGCGTTATTGTGAATCGCACAGAAGAAATTATTAAAGAAGCCGAGTTAGCGAAAGGATTAAAAGCAGATCAAGTCCGTATTGCTTCGTTTCGTAGTGTTGCTACGCATATATTACCACGCGCGATCGCCGAATTTCATCGCCGTTTTCCATCGATTGCCGTTCATCTCATTGAACACGACAATTGTGGTGATGTAGAACATACACTACGCGAAGGACGCGCCGATATTGGCTTTATTCTGCTACCTGGAGGTGAAAGTCTAAAAACGTGGGAATTACTACGTGATGAATACCTAGCTTTGTTTCCGCCAAATGTCAAGGTTTTTTCACTAAAGTTAACTTGGGAAGACTTAGTAAATTATCCCCTAATTATGCATCCGCCTGAAGACACGATGATGCAGCCAGTTTACGCGCACGTACAAGCTTGTGGTTATAAATTGCGCGCAGCCTATGAAGTTGAAACTGATGCTGCGATTGTGAGTCTAGTAGCGCAAGGACTAGGTGCAACCATCTTACCTCGTTTAGCGGCTCAGCCAATTCCAGCAAATGTACAAATATTCAGCTTACCAGTTCCTCTCGAAAGAATTATCGGTGTAGCAATTTTAGCAGAGGCTTTGCAAACTCCTGCGGTTTACGCGTTTTTAGATACAATTAAGCATCAATTATTATTGGAAAATTTGTAA
- a CDS encoding ABC transporter ATP-binding protein, which translates to MPLSLQNLTGGYTAVPVVCNINLTLQTGEWLSLVGANGSGKSTLLKLLSRILSPQTGVVLLDGKAIHTQPANVVAQKLALLPQQQTIPVGLSVRQLVSLGRTPHQPWWRWELNVEDKQKVENAIQKTQLEHLSDRAVEQLSGGERQRAFLALALAQEPQVLLLDEPTTYLDINYQLQLLELLKALNQQQLTIITVLHELNLAARYSSRIALLKEGQLWEVGTPQQVLTPDNIAQVFSVEATIMNTPVGLQVCAISALDSTV; encoded by the coding sequence ATGCCACTTTCATTGCAAAATCTTACTGGCGGTTATACCGCTGTACCTGTTGTTTGTAATATTAACTTGACGCTGCAAACCGGAGAATGGCTAAGTTTAGTTGGTGCTAACGGTTCGGGTAAATCGACACTGCTAAAATTACTCAGTCGTATTCTCTCGCCACAAACAGGAGTCGTACTACTCGATGGTAAAGCGATTCATACGCAACCTGCGAATGTTGTTGCGCAGAAACTTGCATTATTACCACAACAGCAAACAATTCCTGTAGGTTTATCAGTACGACAATTAGTCAGTTTAGGAAGAACACCACATCAACCTTGGTGGCGATGGGAACTTAACGTAGAAGATAAACAAAAAGTAGAAAATGCGATTCAAAAAACCCAATTGGAACATTTAAGCGATCGCGCTGTCGAACAGCTTTCTGGCGGCGAACGTCAACGGGCTTTTTTGGCATTAGCACTAGCACAAGAACCACAAGTTTTGTTACTAGATGAACCAACAACTTACTTAGATATTAACTATCAGCTTCAATTACTCGAATTACTCAAAGCTTTGAATCAACAGCAACTGACAATTATTACCGTTTTACACGAATTAAATTTAGCCGCCCGCTACAGTTCGCGAATTGCATTGTTAAAAGAGGGTCAACTGTGGGAAGTTGGTACGCCGCAACAAGTACTGACACCAGATAATATCGCTCAAGTTTTTAGCGTTGAAGCTACGATTATGAATACACCTGTGGGATTGCAAGTATGTGCAATTTCTGCTTTGGATTCAACAGTTTGA
- a CDS encoding FecCD family ABC transporter permease yields MLNPHKLPGGEPGFVTSRTVFAVALLSLAIILTLWLSLSQGAVPLSFAELWQALLHQGDPVKQTILWDLRLPRIVAAITVGAALGMSGALLQGMLRNSLADPFILGISAGAGLVVIVMVVLRIYQAWIPLASWIGAIATSAIVFLLGRTGTGIAIERLILGGVAVSALFGAVQSTLLLLAEDGQVQVALNWLIGSLNGRGWQEVTTSGPYIAVALLGGCLLARSVNVLALGDDLAVGLGVSLLRSRILIGGVASLLAASSVSISGLIGFVGLVVPHGVRLLVGTDHRVVLPLSALFGAWLLIFADLLSRLGAVELPVGSVTALLGSPLFIWLLYRRSNEIK; encoded by the coding sequence ATGCTCAATCCTCATAAATTACCAGGAGGAGAACCAGGATTCGTTACATCTCGTACGGTATTCGCCGTAGCTTTGCTGAGTTTAGCAATCATCCTTACGCTTTGGCTTTCGCTGTCACAAGGCGCAGTTCCGCTAAGTTTTGCCGAGTTATGGCAAGCTTTACTGCATCAAGGCGATCCTGTCAAGCAGACGATACTCTGGGATCTCCGTCTTCCGCGTATTGTTGCCGCAATTACTGTCGGTGCGGCGTTAGGAATGTCTGGCGCACTTCTTCAAGGTATGTTACGCAATAGTCTTGCTGATCCGTTTATTCTCGGTATTTCAGCGGGTGCAGGATTAGTTGTGATTGTGATGGTGGTGTTGCGAATTTATCAAGCCTGGATTCCCTTAGCAAGTTGGATCGGCGCGATCGCAACTTCAGCAATCGTATTCCTGCTAGGACGTACCGGAACAGGAATCGCGATTGAACGGCTGATTTTAGGGGGAGTCGCTGTCAGTGCTTTATTTGGTGCGGTACAAAGTACACTGCTATTACTTGCAGAAGATGGTCAAGTACAAGTAGCCCTCAATTGGCTAATTGGCAGTTTAAACGGAAGAGGATGGCAAGAAGTCACCACATCAGGTCCTTATATTGCTGTTGCTTTACTCGGAGGATGCTTGCTAGCACGATCTGTGAATGTACTGGCGTTGGGAGACGATTTAGCCGTCGGGTTGGGGGTTTCTTTGCTGCGATCGCGTATCCTTATTGGTGGTGTCGCGAGTTTACTAGCAGCAAGTTCGGTGAGTATCAGTGGTTTAATTGGCTTTGTCGGTTTAGTTGTTCCCCACGGTGTACGCTTGTTAGTCGGTACGGATCACCGCGTTGTTTTACCACTATCTGCCCTATTTGGTGCGTGGTTACTTATCTTTGCTGATTTACTCTCGCGGCTGGGCGCTGTTGAACTTCCTGTAGGTTCAGTGACTGCGTTACTCGGTTCGCCGCTATTTATTTGGCTACTGTATCGCCGTTCAAATGAAATAAAGTAA
- a CDS encoding GNAT family N-acetyltransferase, translated as MPEITIRAFEMTDWQDVATLFLLPNCRWGTLQMPYQSRDEIQQKLEKPSPGMYKLVAVATDSQKVIGMVSLHTHRGRRVHVGALGMFVHDDYQNQGIGSKLLDAILDLAENWLNLKRLELEVYTDNLRAIHLYEKYGFVIEGTLHKYAFRDGNYVDAYTMAKVRD; from the coding sequence ATGCCTGAGATAACAATTCGCGCATTTGAAATGACTGATTGGCAAGATGTTGCTACGCTATTTCTACTGCCAAATTGTCGGTGGGGAACCTTACAAATGCCCTACCAATCCCGTGATGAAATTCAGCAGAAACTAGAAAAACCTTCGCCTGGTATGTATAAATTGGTAGCAGTTGCTACAGATTCTCAAAAAGTTATCGGTATGGTTAGTTTACACACTCATCGCGGTCGTCGCGTTCATGTAGGTGCCTTAGGAATGTTTGTTCATGATGACTATCAGAACCAAGGTATCGGTTCTAAACTTCTCGATGCAATCCTTGACTTAGCAGAAAATTGGCTTAATCTAAAGCGCCTTGAACTAGAAGTATATACTGATAATTTAAGGGCTATCCATCTTTATGAAAAGTACGGATTTGTTATTGAAGGCACTCTACACAAGTATGCTTTCCGAGATGGTAATTATGTTGATGCTTACACGATGGCAAAAGTTAGGGATTAA
- a CDS encoding phenylacetate--CoA ligase family protein: protein MFLSNNGKTVGKTQQALQAFQEFLTTPLATRLKRHENTSLEASTRALFQEVAANVPAYKAFLAARKINPASIQTLADYQTLPLLTKENYLRRYSLGDLCRNGQMEMCDMIAVSSGSTGKPTFWARFITDELQIATRFEQIFYDSFFSDTRRTLAVVCFALGTWVGGMYTTNCCRYVAQKGYPITVVTPGNNKEEIFRVVQELGDAFEQVVLLGYPPFIKDVIDTGMNHGIEWQRYQIKLVFAGEVFSEEWRSLVTQRVGAKNPCYDTAALYGTADAGVLGNETALSICIRRFLADRPDLARQLFGESRLPTLVQYDPCDRFFEVQDGTLVFSGKNGIPLVRYHIADTGGLISYNTMLEFLAAAGFDPVAALEEYGVRGNYSLPFVYVFGRSDFTVSYFGANIYPENVTVGLEQPTIQEWVTGKFVLQVQEDADQNRYLSIVVELAPGVSNNEDKRQAIATSIHAHLLRLNSEFANYVPVEYQMPQVTLATTGDPEYFPIGVKHRYTRKN, encoded by the coding sequence ATGTTTTTATCAAACAACGGAAAAACTGTAGGCAAAACTCAGCAAGCATTACAAGCGTTTCAAGAGTTTCTGACAACACCGCTAGCAACACGCCTTAAACGACATGAAAATACTTCTTTAGAAGCAAGTACCAGAGCATTATTTCAGGAAGTTGCGGCAAATGTACCCGCCTACAAAGCTTTTTTAGCTGCACGCAAAATTAATCCAGCATCGATTCAAACTTTAGCAGATTACCAAACACTACCACTGTTAACTAAAGAAAACTATCTACGGCGGTATTCGCTAGGAGATTTGTGTAGAAATGGACAGATGGAAATGTGCGATATGATTGCCGTTTCCTCAGGTTCAACCGGTAAACCGACATTTTGGGCAAGATTTATCACAGATGAATTGCAGATTGCTACTCGTTTTGAGCAAATATTCTACGATAGCTTTTTTTCCGACACGCGCCGTACGCTAGCCGTTGTCTGTTTTGCGCTGGGAACCTGGGTTGGTGGAATGTACACGACTAATTGTTGTCGTTATGTAGCACAAAAAGGTTATCCAATTACCGTTGTTACTCCAGGCAACAATAAAGAAGAAATTTTTCGCGTTGTGCAAGAACTGGGTGATGCTTTTGAACAAGTTGTTTTACTTGGATATCCACCGTTTATTAAAGATGTAATCGATACAGGAATGAACCATGGGATTGAATGGCAGCGATATCAAATAAAATTAGTGTTTGCTGGTGAAGTTTTTAGCGAAGAATGGCGTAGCTTAGTGACACAACGCGTCGGGGCAAAAAATCCCTGTTATGATACGGCGGCGCTTTATGGTACAGCAGATGCAGGCGTTTTAGGTAATGAAACTGCACTGAGTATTTGTATTCGGCGTTTTTTAGCAGACCGTCCCGATTTAGCGCGTCAATTATTCGGTGAATCGCGCCTCCCGACACTCGTACAATACGATCCTTGCGATCGCTTTTTTGAAGTTCAAGATGGTACACTGGTATTTTCTGGCAAAAACGGTATTCCCTTGGTGCGCTATCACATTGCTGATACAGGTGGCTTGATTTCGTACAATACGATGTTGGAATTTTTAGCCGCAGCAGGATTTGACCCCGTCGCAGCTTTAGAAGAGTATGGAGTAAGAGGAAATTATTCATTGCCGTTTGTGTACGTTTTTGGGCGTTCTGACTTTACGGTTTCCTACTTTGGTGCGAATATTTACCCTGAGAATGTCACTGTAGGATTAGAACAACCAACGATTCAAGAATGGGTGACGGGTAAGTTTGTGTTGCAGGTGCAAGAAGACGCGGATCAAAATCGCTACTTATCAATTGTCGTTGAGTTAGCACCAGGAGTCAGCAACAATGAAGACAAACGACAGGCAATCGCAACCTCGATTCACGCCCACCTCTTGCGTCTTAATAGCGAGTTTGCGAACTACGTTCCTGTGGAATATCAAATGCCACAAGTCACGTTAGCCACAACGGGCGATCCTGAGTATTTCCCTATTGGAGTTAAGCATCGCTATACTCGAAAAAATTAA
- a CDS encoding serine/threonine-protein kinase: MMPLYCNQGHKNQNGSRFCIECGEPLWLPAGEVLEKRYRLVRQLAAGGFGRTYLAENLHRFNERCVLKEFAPQVQGDHELEKAKELFEREAGALYNLKHPQLPRFLEFFQAETKTGVNCLFLAQDYIEGDTYYDLLRSRGSFSEDEVRQFLCKLLPVLTYIHAQKVVHRDIAPDNIILRSTDKMPVLIDFGGVKQVAATVVSRFTGLGMPTLIGKQGYAPEEQMRQGKVYPNSDLYALAVTALVLLTGKEPQDLYDSYKGTWQWRKEINVSPQLEAILQKMLAYQPGDRYTNAEEVLQALQTPLQKIPTLNISQLRTINILGRKPEPTRNRQSPENQTHSTKTQVMAANANKPIKLNLGWLRPLLMKAITVGLVGLAATSAWVFANAIMRTPSLNPIAQRSPTNTNTAARLQNVVSRRQALQIREAFFVGLVDDSFHRQHPDLNGRSLKSDAQDAALRNDWFTIAEQMLDKLEQAELSPAIRRRLGTYTEKDYTTWHKQANQGQLGNYTSDELTRQTNQKFYRLFPEERGKKLKLNTLGQIWYAIAAERVNQQKQASQ; the protein is encoded by the coding sequence ATGATGCCTCTATACTGCAATCAAGGACACAAAAATCAAAATGGTAGCCGCTTTTGTATTGAGTGTGGTGAACCACTGTGGCTACCTGCAGGAGAAGTTTTAGAAAAGCGCTATCGTCTTGTACGTCAGTTAGCGGCTGGTGGCTTTGGGCGTACCTACTTAGCAGAAAATCTGCATCGCTTCAATGAGCGTTGCGTACTCAAAGAATTTGCTCCACAGGTACAAGGCGATCACGAACTCGAAAAAGCAAAAGAATTGTTTGAGCGCGAAGCTGGGGCGCTATATAATCTCAAGCATCCGCAACTACCGCGTTTTTTGGAATTTTTTCAAGCGGAAACAAAAACTGGCGTAAATTGCTTATTCTTAGCACAAGATTATATCGAGGGAGACACCTACTACGACTTATTGCGATCGCGCGGTTCTTTCTCGGAAGACGAAGTTCGACAATTCTTGTGTAAATTATTACCAGTATTAACGTACATTCACGCACAGAAAGTCGTACACCGTGATATTGCTCCAGACAACATCATTCTGCGAAGTACCGACAAAATGCCCGTCCTGATTGATTTTGGTGGAGTAAAACAAGTTGCGGCAACTGTTGTATCTCGATTCACTGGGTTAGGAATGCCGACTTTAATAGGTAAACAAGGCTACGCCCCAGAAGAACAGATGCGCCAGGGTAAAGTATATCCCAATAGCGACTTGTACGCGCTGGCGGTGACAGCATTGGTATTGCTGACGGGTAAAGAACCGCAAGACTTATATGATAGCTACAAAGGTACGTGGCAATGGCGTAAAGAAATTAACGTCAGTCCGCAGCTAGAAGCAATACTACAGAAAATGTTGGCGTATCAACCAGGCGATCGCTATACGAACGCCGAGGAGGTCTTACAAGCCCTACAAACACCACTACAAAAAATTCCAACGCTTAATATTTCGCAGCTAAGAACGATTAATATATTAGGACGTAAGCCCGAACCTACGCGCAATCGTCAATCACCAGAAAATCAAACGCACTCCACAAAAACTCAAGTGATGGCTGCGAACGCCAACAAGCCGATTAAGTTAAACTTGGGTTGGCTGCGTCCTCTGCTTATGAAAGCAATAACTGTAGGCTTAGTGGGATTGGCTGCAACCAGCGCGTGGGTCTTCGCAAATGCTATTATGCGTACGCCATCGTTAAATCCAATAGCACAGCGATCGCCAACAAATACCAACACAGCAGCCAGGCTACAAAACGTCGTTAGCCGCCGCCAAGCTTTACAAATTCGAGAAGCTTTCTTTGTTGGTCTGGTTGATGATTCTTTCCATCGCCAACATCCTGACTTAAATGGACGTAGCCTGAAATCTGATGCTCAAGACGCTGCATTGCGCAACGATTGGTTTACGATCGCCGAGCAGATGCTCGATAAACTAGAACAAGCAGAACTCTCGCCAGCAATACGACGCCGCCTAGGAACATACACCGAAAAAGACTATACAACTTGGCACAAGCAAGCTAATCAAGGACAGTTGGGGAACTACACCAGTGATGAATTAACTCGACAAACAAACCAAAAGTTTTATCGCCTCTTCCCTGAAGAACGCGGAAAGAAACTTAAACTTAATACATTAGGTCAAATATGGTATGCGATCGCCGCCGAGCGAGTGAATCAACAAAAACAGGCTAGTCAATAA
- a CDS encoding serine/threonine-protein kinase: MMYCSKGHENPNRSRYCLECGEKLVEASNTQPGIIGDRYRIIRQLGQGGFGRTYLAEDLNRFNELCVLKEFAPQVQGTYALQKGQQLFQREAGVLYKLQHPQIPNFRELFQANLEGKGHLLLVQDYVAGASYRQLLNTRKQQGLQFNETEVTQLLQQILPVLDYIHALGVIHRDISPDNIILRDTDYLPVLIDFGGVKQVAASIVSQFSPADPHATVLPVTRVGKIGCAPPEQIFSGVVSPQSDLYALAATALVLLTGKEPQDLIDEQTLEWNWRHEINLNPNLANVLDKMLMPKASDRYPSARQVLQALNRNAPKPSTVQVPTTIVSKPPVPNTVPATWQLQPASVSYAHTNSFGLGKVFVVGILLSVTAGLSWWGTRFWLQSRTPSTPEPVQTNLPVATPTPTPQYSTAEQNRKNQLRARRQQLGISDSFYNALVNQLFWEERPEQQGKALSGSPADAALRSEWDSIAAEVLNKLQALSPEARQRLGKYRAADRDRWKAAVNKLNLSSRALYDLADATFFNLFPQHKGRNFINQPIGQVWHGIATDKLQRLVSGSGYEKIAFGQGNTIQQVRGNLQPGEGKAYIAQLTKDQLMQLNLEADPRVLISAYSPTGSTVLLEDSSDRTWSGKLPETGYYEFVVVSTASAPLDYLFQVIAD, translated from the coding sequence ATGATGTACTGCTCCAAAGGACACGAAAATCCAAATCGCAGTCGCTATTGTCTTGAGTGCGGCGAAAAGCTAGTGGAAGCAAGCAACACACAACCAGGAATTATTGGCGATCGCTATCGCATTATCCGCCAATTAGGGCAAGGTGGCTTCGGACGTACTTATCTCGCAGAAGATCTTAATCGCTTCAATGAACTGTGTGTTTTAAAAGAATTTGCGCCCCAAGTACAAGGTACCTATGCTCTCCAAAAAGGGCAACAACTATTTCAACGCGAAGCCGGAGTTCTCTACAAATTACAACATCCACAAATTCCTAATTTTCGCGAACTTTTTCAAGCTAATTTGGAAGGTAAGGGACATTTACTTTTAGTCCAAGATTATGTTGCAGGTGCGAGCTATCGCCAACTATTAAATACCCGCAAACAGCAAGGTTTACAATTTAATGAAACTGAAGTTACACAGCTATTACAACAAATCCTGCCAGTTTTAGATTATATCCACGCACTCGGAGTTATCCACCGCGATATTTCGCCAGATAATATCATCTTGCGCGATACGGATTATCTACCTGTACTCATCGATTTTGGTGGTGTTAAACAAGTAGCCGCATCAATTGTTTCTCAATTTAGCCCTGCTGATCCTCACGCTACAGTGTTGCCTGTTACTCGCGTCGGTAAAATTGGATGTGCACCGCCGGAACAGATCTTTTCTGGAGTTGTCTCACCCCAAAGTGATTTGTATGCTTTAGCCGCAACCGCACTCGTATTATTGACAGGTAAAGAACCACAAGATTTAATCGACGAGCAAACATTAGAGTGGAACTGGCGGCACGAAATTAATCTTAACCCTAACTTAGCGAATGTCTTGGATAAAATGCTCATGCCCAAAGCAAGCGATCGCTATCCATCTGCACGCCAAGTTTTGCAAGCCCTCAATCGCAACGCACCCAAACCATCCACAGTACAAGTACCAACAACAATTGTTTCAAAGCCTCCAGTCCCCAACACTGTTCCAGCGACATGGCAATTACAGCCTGCGAGTGTGAGTTATGCGCACACTAACAGCTTTGGTTTAGGAAAAGTCTTTGTTGTAGGAATACTGTTAAGCGTGACAGCAGGATTAAGTTGGTGGGGAACTCGATTTTGGCTACAATCTCGCACTCCAAGTACGCCAGAACCAGTACAAACCAATCTTCCTGTAGCGACACCAACACCCACGCCGCAATACTCCACCGCCGAACAAAACCGCAAAAACCAATTACGCGCTCGCCGTCAACAACTGGGAATTAGTGATAGTTTTTACAATGCTTTAGTGAATCAGTTATTTTGGGAAGAACGCCCCGAACAACAAGGCAAAGCCCTCAGTGGTAGCCCTGCGGATGCAGCGTTACGCAGCGAGTGGGATAGTATTGCCGCAGAAGTCCTCAACAAACTGCAAGCATTAAGCCCAGAAGCCCGCCAACGATTGGGAAAATACCGTGCTGCGGATCGCGATCGCTGGAAAGCAGCCGTCAATAAACTTAACCTCAGCAGCCGTGCTTTATATGACCTCGCAGATGCTACGTTTTTCAACTTATTTCCACAACACAAAGGTAGAAATTTTATCAACCAGCCGATTGGTCAAGTATGGCACGGGATCGCAACCGATAAACTACAACGCCTAGTCTCAGGTAGTGGTTATGAAAAAATCGCGTTTGGGCAAGGAAACACAATTCAACAAGTTCGGGGAAACTTACAACCAGGTGAAGGCAAAGCTTATATTGCACAGTTAACAAAAGATCAACTTATGCAACTTAATCTTGAAGCCGATCCCCGCGTACTGATTTCGGCATACTCTCCTACTGGCAGTACAGTTTTACTCGAAGATTCCAGCGATCGCACTTGGTCGGGTAAATTACCAGAAACAGGATATTACGAGTTTGTTGTCGTGTCGACTGCATCAGCACCTCTTGATTATCTCTTCCAAGTTATAGCTGATTAG